The following are from one region of the Silene latifolia isolate original U9 population chromosome 9, ASM4854445v1, whole genome shotgun sequence genome:
- the LOC141602003 gene encoding uncharacterized protein LOC141602003 — MARNLFVVRRLKWKLRKRQRAKKPTRSLPKCQRTKNVETSHADQRRCPRNQAATKKAKVARSRRHLAKRCRHEAIKTNDEKEVEASHASEKEEVPEKSAPTKKAKVAASEKPQSKKVPTENLPKPTKKMQTEKLSNPTAEKATKVPTESLRQATPALSKKVPVKESKVPTEKVLKPPAAVPKEQAANVPIQQSKKETNVPRKKAAEKPSHDVPVLLKEQSVPIEKQASAPPQKAATVPTSKAATKQSKSVAKETKEEVPKKVTVTKGQTPKTATAKSAELVTEEVAKKVPKQKMAEKVVPKKKVSAAKEPIAEKLVSKKESVKVYEKETDKRGAKKGGEKQRNQDE; from the exons ATGGCGAGAAATCTCTTTGTCgtaagaaggctaaagtggaagcTTCGGAAAAGACAGCGAGCAAAAAAGCCGACACGAAGCCTTCCAAAATGCCAAAGAACGAAAAACGTTGAAACATCTCATGCGGATCAA CGGAGGTGCCCGAGAAATCAGGCTGCGACGAAGAAGGCAAAAGTAGCAAGATCGAGAAGACACCTAGCAAAAAGGTGCCGACACGAAGCCATCAAAACCAACGACGAGAAGGAAGTCGAAGCATCTCATGCATCTGA GAAAGAAGAGGTACCTGAGAAATCAGCTCCCactaagaaggctaaagtggccGCATCAGAGAAGCCACAGAGCAAAAAGGTGCCGACAGAGAACTTGCCAAAGCCGACTAAGAAGATGCAGACCGAAAAGCTTTCAAATCCTACAGCTGAAAAGGCGACGAAGGTGCCTACAGAGAGTCTACGCCAGGCAACACCTGCTCTTTCAAAAAAGGTGCCAGTGAAGGAAAGTAAGGTGCCTACTGAAAAGGTCCTTAAGCCACCAGCAGCAGTACCAAAGGAGCAGGCTGCGAATGTTCCGATCCAGCAAAGTAAAAAAGAAACCAATGTGCCCAGGAAGAAGGCAGCAGAAAAGCCGTCGCATGATGTTCCAGTGTTGTTGAAGGAGCAATCGGTGCCCATTGAGAAGCAAGCAAGTGCACCTCCTCAAAAGGCAGCAACTGTGCCAACGTCAAAGGCAGCGACTAAGCAATCAAAATCGGttgcaaaggagacaaaagaagagGTGCCCAAAAAAGTTACTGTAACAAAGGGTCAGACCCCGAAAACAGCAACGGCCAAATCTGCAGAGTTGGTGACAGAAGAGGTGGCAAAGAAGGTGCCCAAACAAAAGATGGCGGAGAAGGTTGTACCAAAAAAGAAAGTTTCAGCGGCAAAAGAGCCAATAGCAGAAAAGCTAGTAAGCAAGAAAGAGAGCGTGAAGGTGTACGAAAAAGAAACCGACAAACGCGGTGCCAAAAAAGGTGGCGAGAAACAAAGAAACCAAGACGAGTAA
- the LOC141602004 gene encoding uncharacterized protein LOC141602004, which produces MMHRGQVVDQPTSEGNEKEDDDKDEEDDGNEKPDEENDDDKDEDNAGDKNEDNSKEDEATGNEDADGNDEKGEEGEKPSEADDETVGDEEPITTQCSQVAEDDDDDEVDIVDDCSDEILYDNYDEDTGDHYLLHVETTEDWMRVMDPRYGCTIECGLPAPDLTLVSKSMIKHKEIMAPILEVRKETIDYCFIDDDENLSDTERLVSYGKYHFIPREDLTSLAPGELIYIMVTECWSMLLNDLISRKVASDTPLRIFMGLGQSDALATMSVGKPIQNRHLESEVFFVLH; this is translated from the exons ATGATGCATCGAGGCCAGGTTGTTGACCAACCAACCAGTGAGGGAAATGAAAAGGAAGATGACGAtaaagatgaagaggatgatgggaatgaaaaaccagatgaagagaatgatgatgataaagatgaaGACAATGCTGGCGATAAAAACGAAGATAACAGTAAGGAGGATGAAGCAACTGGTAATGAAGACGCCGATGGGAATGATGAAAAAGGCGAGGAAGGAGAAAAACCCAGTGAGGCTGATGATGAGACAGTTGGCGACGAAGAACCAATAACTACTCAGTGCAGTCAGGTAGCagaagatgacgacgatgatgaAGTTGATATTGTCGATGATTGCAGTGATGAGATCCTGTATGACAATTACGACGAAGATACTGGCGACCACTATTTGTTACATGTCGAAACAACTGAAGACTGGATGCGCGTGATGGATCCTCGCTACGGCTGCACAATCGAATGTGGCCTACCAGCTCCGGATCTAACACTTGTGTCCAAGAGTATGATAAAACACAAGGAGATAATGGCGCCTATTCTTGAAgttaggaaagaaacaattgaCTATTGTTTTATCGACGATGACGAGAACCTCTCAGATAC GGAAAGGCTTGTCTCGTATGGGAAGTATCACTTCATTCCAAGGGAAGATTTAACTTCATTGGCTCCTGGTGAGCTTATTTATATAATGGTCACTGAATGTTGGTCAATGTTGCTCAATGACCTCATCTCCAGAAAGGTAGCAAGTGATACACCATTgaggatcttcatgggcttgggtCAATCT gaCGCATTAGCAACTATGTCTGTTGGAAAACCCATTCAAAACAGACATTTAGAAAGTGAAGTTTTCTTTGTCCTTCACTGA
- the LOC141600302 gene encoding large ribosomal subunit protein eL39x, giving the protein MPSHKSFMIKKKLAKKMRQNRPIPYWIRMRTDNTIRYNAKRRHWRRTKLGF; this is encoded by the exons ATG CCGTCTCACAAATCGTTCATGATCAAGAAGAAGTTAGCTAAGAAGATGAGGCAGAATCGTCCCATTCCTTACTGGATTCGCATGCGCACTGACAACACTATCAG GTACAATGCTAAGCGTAGGCACTGGCGTCGTACCAAGCTTGGCTTCTGA